The window GCGTagtgataattttttaagtgTATCTCCTTGGTATCCACTTTTGGAAAACTAGCAAAAGAGTATAAGGTTTGTtgtgggaaaaaagaaagaagaaaaataaaataattacagaaaaaaagataagagatTGAAGAATTAGAcctattttttcaaaaagtaaatgAATTAATCAGTCGAATAGGGAGAAGATTAGCGAGAGCCATAATAAGAAGCTTATCTTTTCTTGTGGCTTCACATAAAGTGAAAACACACTCAATCACGGATAGAGAAAAGTCCATTTTTAATAAAGTAATCATTCGAATAGATCAAATAGCAAAAATGAACTTTAAAAAAGAACttcttaattttatatattttcacctCATCGAAAAGAGACTTGATTTTCAAAAGAAGTTCCACCTCCTCGATTGGACACTCCCTTTACCTGTATGTCTCCTTCATTGGGACCGAGGCAAACAAGAGGCTTTTAATGTCGCGGTACCAAAGCGTGCAAAAACAAAAGGATTGATGAATTTTAGCTCGATGTTAGGAAATGAAGACCCTGTGTATGCCGCGTGATAAGTGGAAACAGAAGGATAGGTGGGACGTATTAAAGATATTATATATACCACCCGTCATTCGCTACCCTTTCTTTTTACCCACCAACCATGAGGAAGATCGGAGCCCCGTGAACTCTCCGTAAacgtttttatttaaaaatgattgagtACAACATGTGCACACGGCCACCGGGCCTACTTAATGTATGGCGAGCTTGTCCGGTAGTGCGAAGCAAGAGATCAAGTCAGATgtctttttgtgaaaaatctGCTTGCAAAAATACATGTACATACGCATGCTATTAATCAAGGACACtacaagtatcataactttcacATGATGTTTACTTAaatactttaattttttgttcGAGTACTTAAGTgacaaaattcttaaaagaatgtTCACTTGAGTGTCGCGATTTTTAATTAGTCActtaagtgtaaaaaaaaaaattaaaaactttcaGCTAAGTGTTGGAAATCTTATGTGATATAGCACTTGTGGTGAATGTTTTggaaaagttatggcacttaaataagCATTATACATAAGTTATTGCACTCAGGCAATCAAACAAATTATGGTGTTTAAGTTGAAAAAATAAGTTAATGTACTTAAGTAAGCCCTGTGCGAAAGTTATAACACTTGTAATGTCATTTTCTCATTAATCATGTGCTCtaacaattttatttatttttttggtatgGTCAAGGATTATTTGTTTTaaaattactttatttgttTCTAAAAACCAATTGCGCCAGAAAAGTAAACAGATGTGGCAATTAGTGATTTCATTTGTACTCGCAAGTGTTTTTAATTTGATTGTTATATTCTCTATTCTCTCTTGAGCTTACTAGCTAAAGACTAAAGAGCGCATGAATGTatgtaaacaataaaaaaaaaaaaagtagcaacGACATACGATACTTctccatataataaatcaaatcaataaaAGAGTTTACTTTCAAAATCTCCATCAACAAATTCTGTGGAAAAACTTGTACTTTATAATAAGGGAACCGTAATGATAAAATATCAAACGAGGGGCAAAACTTTGCAAATTAACTCatgatttcaaaatcaaatactTTTCAATATTGGAAAGTTAGATATTTCTcgtctttttttggtaaattaaatCCTTCTTTCTATTTACAATAAATTAAGTCTATCTTTCAAAGTGGACTAAATCTTCAATTGCTTACTTTTCTTAACGTAGTAATCTAGATTTTCGTTCGGTAGtagtaaaaaagagagagaatatttaCATGCTCTAACCACTTAAAGAAATAGTTTTAAATGGTTATAAGATAAGACCAGTCTAATTTCTATTTGGAACGTGAGATATTAGTGTAGTTACATAGCAATTATCTCGACAAACTCATATTCCTATTTTGTCCCGTTACACCAAAATAAATTGTTACCTCAATACAATTTGGAAAGTCAAATTTCAGATATGGGGTCCACCTCCAAATGACTAAAATAGGTAAATTCTATAAAAACAGCTAAAGGAAAAAGGTTAGATATATTTATCGAAAAGGGATAATACGAAAATAGTTATGTATAATGCGGTTTAtaaattttaccctaatatataatgtgacatttgaatttttaatttgctcaatATGATCCGtataattttaatatatgctaaatataattcttaaactatataaaaatgtcaaatagtgtcatttcattaatttaaaatcaGTGGCAACatcgaatattttcatataatttagaaacTAAATTGAACTCATACCAAAATTTTAGTGACCACGTTGCACATTGTGCTAAAGTTCATttactatattgaacaaattaaaaattcatcgaTTATATCACAGATTAGATTAACGTTCAtggattatttatgtcatttttccttatcGAAATTTTATTATCCCTAACAAAACAACTCCATTTTCCATATAGGAGACAATTTGACAATTGACTCCATCTCTGAAGATTCTGGTCATTGGCCATAATCCTGTCTAAAATCATCGGCGTCTATCATGATTTGCAGGGCAAGTGCATAGGGTGTGCCAAGGAAATAGTTCGTGgcatttttaggaaatattttgagattgaaaagtttgataaatttaccttattTACAGTAAATATCATACTGTATTATTTGAAGGAGCAGAGCCACATCAAATGTCGATAGGAGTTAATAGTTTACTGTATAGTTGATGGATCTAGACGAATGCTCTAATGATTTTGAATTAGATCATGGAAAGTCGTGTCCAAAACATACTCTCTTttcattaataaaagaaaatatgaggGTTTTAATATAAGATGAATGAGGATTAATCACCATAAAAGATATCTTTACAATTTGACATGGCatagatttaaaataataaaatttgatatatatgtgtgtgtgtgtgtgtgtgtgtgtgtgtataagcCGTCCTTATTATATTATGTAGCAAGGTAGATTTTTATCAACATCAAGATTAGTAATCTTCCAAAGTTACAAGCTAGCTTATGTTTCCAACTGTCtactaatttcgaatttcagaAACTCATgaagaataataattaattCGTGGCCCGTAAAATAATCAATGATCGGCGCCAACAAAAGCCACGCGATGAAATCACCAATAAGCCTCTTATCATAAAATTTCTAGAATGGCGCCGGTCAAAAAGACGCGCATGCGCATACATGAAAATCACACGAATGCTTCcgattttctattattttaggTCGAAAGTCATGTCACCGGAATTAAAGAAAGCTTGCGATGAGgtgttttttatttctttgtcaAATAGGGCACACGAAAGGATATAAGTGTCAACAAGCCATCATTAATTAGGTAAATCGAGGAAGGCGCcagaatagaaaaggaaaaatctcatAATTAGAATAATGGACTCGTGGTGATTCCTGCGCGAACAACGTTGCCATAATTGGCCAAATTTATACCCGGTTTTAcctatttttcctattttacaCATCATCgatcctttttttccttttacaaccTTATCTCCGTCGACAGATTAGCTAAGGGTGAGATTCCTATTGGGGCGATTTGAATTGCCATGACTTGTTTTGGATACTAATGTTTAACTTCCTTTTCTATACTTTTACGTTTTTGTAAATCGAGCCCCTacacttctaattttttttttaatttggtcattCTACTGCTATAAATTATCTAATCAAGTTCTCTGGCCCGAAATTTGGCCGAATCCAGGTGCACGATCGTTGGGCGGCACCAAAGCATGACGTCGACACTACCATGAAGTATAAAAAGGAGTCTATttggtttattttcttttatcttcctCAATACCGTCCACGGGGGGCAAAAAGTTATTCCGCTGTGGTCTGACGTCATTCTACAGTTATGTTAACTAGCTTTGGTCGATCTGATATCGAAGAGACTTCGTTAAACAATGGATAGAACTGTTCCTAATTTCATCATTTTAGAAGATGTTTCTTCCTTCCTCCGTTTGTGTATTTTCTCGATTCCTTGACATGAACCTTTCAGAATGACGACTTTAGTATATATAGTCTTGACGTCCCATCAATTGTCCGAACGCATTGATGACGGAAATGGTTTCGTTTTCTTCAATTATACAGGGGTTGGAAATCCTAGAATTGAAAAGAAGGTTGAGAGAAGAAACTGCTCAGTAcaaaacaaatttaattttttaaaaagtcaacTAGCCGTGATGTTTCAACTAGGAAATTCGTACGAAAACAGAATAACCTTGGTCTTGTATTCGACCGAACTTTCACAATAAACTGAGCGTCTACACATATATTCGTATTTAACGTATTTTTATTTGCGCGTCAATATCACTAGATATCTATTAATTAACTTTTTCTTCGAAAAAAGAATTCGTGCTtgtttgtcattttccttttggaggGTCCAACGTGGAACCCTTGAATAAAGAAGGTATATTAATCCAGACGTGCAATTTCGCTTGCCATTTGTCGGGATTGCATCGATTTCTTTTCCTTACCAAAATAAActgaattaattattttcccctttttcatatttatttatcatcttctacaacaaatatatatatatatcatcataGTATCTCCACCTGTCATGGATTTTATACTCCCACAACGAGGTCGGGGCTAAAATTGCACATTACCAAATTGGTTGACCCCaaacttccaaaaaaaaaaaaaaattggttgacCCCCCAACGAGTATCGGTTggcaatataaaaaaaattaattacaagACCAATCACtttatttccttaattttttattatgttttttaaaaatataaaatcaggTTGTGTTTGGTTAGGCTTTCGAATTGGAACGTGAATCTTTTCAAGGTGGGCTGTTTCATGATCTGCTAGCAAAATTAtatgattgaatgattgattgattaattaattaattaaggggGGTTGAAATAAGAAATCGATTAAGCAGATTCCAGGCTGATTTGGAATCTTCAACCTACTAAGTTTGGTTATGCATCTCTTGCGTGAAGGAGAATGTAATGCTAAGTCACAAAACTCATGGTATCGTCATTTGATACGTAAaggtttgctttttttattttttattttttatttattttgtgtgCACTATTAAGATCCATTTAAAATTGATcgaagaaagggagaaaattaCAGATAATCGGATTGCGACCTTTCTTCCTTTCGACCCCTCCTAACTtagttctcaatttttcttaccacaaaattattattattattggggGGGTGTTGTTGGGGATGCCAAAAACATGGGAATTTCGGAGGAATGGAACTGTTGACTGCTTCGAGTAAGAGAAACAATTCTTTAAAATGACGGGCTTTAAGAATTGAACTTGATGCTCATGCGGTTTCTTTTCATAGCACGTTCAATGATGGGCTTTAAGCAtgttactcttttttttccttccatattTAAACCCCGCTTTCCCCATGGTATATGTGCCTGTGCAATTGAGAATTTCGATCCGGCTTAATAAATAAAGAGGCGCCTTTTTCTGTAAGCTGCTTGTTAAAGGTGATCATGGATCTAATTGTATGATGGCCTCGCCCAGGTTCAAAGGGTAAAAAATGAATGTACCCGTGTAGCAAAGGTGACCATTGGGATGAGTCAGCCATGTGTCGCCCAAGTCGATGTGTattgaaatgtttaatttgACTTGCAGTTAAGTGGGCACAATTTTTTGATGTATGATTGTTTGTTATGATATCCCAAATTTTGGTGAGCCTATCGTGTCAAGTCTATCTATTGATAAGCTCTATAGGACAATTACACTATTTTTAGACATCGGTCGGGTTTAGCATTTGTACAGAATTGTATTATTCACAGTCCGGTcgcattttttaatgcaaattcaGGATTCAACCACACCAATAAGGGGATCGAGAGGTGATCACGCAcgattttttttactatttctcCCTAACAAACGGGGCGAACACGATGAGCATCGTGGCGCATCCTCACACGTTCGTATTTTCGTTTTTCCTTGTCCCGGCCTGCACGCGGAAATCGCCCGTCCCGTCTAAGTACGTGCCACGttagaaaatcttttcctttccaggtgtaaaaaataatatattacttATCGAGAACCCTAACGTCAGCGTCGTTGTAGTATAGTGGTGAGTATTCCCGCCTGTCACGCGGGTGACCCGGGTTCGATCCCCGGCAACGGCGATTTACATCCTTTTTATTTATCTCCAacttaaactctttttttttttttttttcccatattaTTTCTCGTTCCCGCGACTTTTTGTCCTTTCCGAAAGAAAGTCCGAAAAAAAAGCCGAAATTCCACGGCATCGATCAAGCAACCGCATCCTCCCGGCCAAGGCACGTCACTTCGGCCAGCTTCCATGCCGAAAAGCTCTCACTTCGACGCAACCCTTCTCGTGTTCTTATGGATTTCTTCACTCCTTGGCTTCATATTGCCCCATTGTTAAATGCCGATGATATGAGCAGAAGAACAAAGCAGAGGATGCCGTCGTCGGTCTTCTCGGTTCGATCCGCGTCGTGCCTCGAGACCACGTCGAGGTTCATATCGCGCTGCCTGTCGTCGTCCACCAGGATCCATATCATGGCCCTGGACAGCATCGTCAACGTCAACTCCCTCTTCACCGTCGCCCTCTTCCTCGGCCTCTCCGCCTCCCCTGCCGGCGGCCAGCTCCCCGGGATCCGCGCCTCCTGCAGGCCCGGCGCTGCCTTGGCGGAGGGCCTCGTCACCTTCCACGTGTACTCCTTCAGCTGCTTCCTCTTCTCAAGCCTCGTCGCCCTGGCTCTCAAGCAGGCCATCAAGATCAGCAGGGTCATCGCCGAAGAAGAACAGCAAGAAAGTGGGGACGAGGCGCATGGCCAGGCGGCGATGGGGCACGTGAACACGGTGGCCTTTAGGGCGGGGATGGCGGCTTCGGCGCTCGGGTCGGCAGCCGGCTCGGGGTTCTTGACGATGGCGCTGGTGAACCTGGTGCAGATGAAGTTGGGGACCTTGGGCTGTGGTGAGAGTGGGTACAGTGTGGCTGCGATCGTGCCGCTGGTGGTCTTGGTCCCTCTGGGCCTGGTCGTTTACTTGAGTCTTGCGATTTATGCGTTTACCCGGTAGAAGATggaaagcaaaacaagaaaagaactgAGCAATTTTACGGTAAAATTTTTACCAACTTCGTATGCAAATGATATTTCTTAgaaagatttttattatatccattgatttatatatgaatagtttatatatttacatttaaaTGGTTGACTGGCATACATATTACAATTATAAAGctacacatatcattcatgcaacATTGAATCTTTAAGAATACTTTTAAAGTGACGTTGGGCTTGGTATTAAACCTGTCGAAACCCGTAGCTCTGAACATTCTTTTCAAGCAAGATTAAGTATACTGACATTAATTTGCAAAGTCAACCGGTAGCATGACCAAGGCATCTCATAGAGGTGAATATTTTTGTTTGTGTAAACTCACATATGAGAGTCGAGAATAGTTAGCAAATATTACATTTGTCATTGTTCCGTGATATATAATAAACTATGTTATTATATTAATGagggaaaataatgaaaatctTCCAAGGAAATACCTAACAGGAAAAGTTACAACaaaatgttgataatttttagtAATTGCAAATTTGCACCTTGAAAACTCATCCGAActaatgtttctttttgttgaacaaaACTTGTAATGTTGACTCAGGTTAGCACAAATCCTAATTGTACTCAAATGAGCTGAAAgtccttttcttaaaaaaaggaaaaaaatgtgaaaaagaaaaaagaaaagaagaagaagagcataTTATCGTACATCTTTATAGATTTATTGAGTAAAATGTCCAGCTATACTCGTAATCTACCAAGGAGAATTGTACTCAAATGAGCCAAAGttcctttttcttataaaaggaaaaaatgtgaaaaagaaaaaagaaaagaagaagaagagcgtaTTATCGTACGTCTTTATAGATTTATTGAGTAAAATGTCCAGCTATTGTAATCTGCCAAGgagaataaaagggaaggagaaaaaaagcgTGAGCGGCAGGATTCGAACCTGCGCGGGCAGAGCCCACATGATTTCTAGTCATGCCCGATAACCACTCCGGCACGCCCACTTGGTTGGACCTGCTGTGGGAATAATTACAATCATTTCCTTATTTTAGGGAATGCTCTCGAGTGACTACAGAGGGAAGGAAACAATATCGGTCCTAGGACAATGAGAACCTGGACCTTGAACCAATATATTCTCTTGTCCTTGTTCATCTAGTGACGATTATTAAGTTCCTTGTCGTCGAAAATAGCCCCTCATCAttaattttcaaaccaaaatgCATAACTAACAATTGACACCATACTGAACTGGTAGCTTAGTGTCGATTAAAATAGACATTAAAAGCACCGTTAATGATTAAAAGTGGTGGTCATGGATATGATGGTTCTAATGATATGTTGGTGATTTAATCCAAGATTAGTCAATTAAGGACACCCAGTCCACATTGTaggaattgaagaattttcagCTCAAGAACTAGAtattctaaattaattgattaatgcaACTTTCGAGTCTTTTCTAGATTTATAGGTTACTTAAACCTCATGGTTATGGCCGTAGATTATTAAAAAGATAATGATTCCctttgttattaaaaaataccATTGTTTACCTTTTGCTCGGAGAAATCGGATGGAATCTTAGACTACTTGTGAGGGGAAACAGTTGAGACTTatggcacgtttggtaacgattctattcccgggagtagattctgatcagaactgattattttttattctgttcccgggaactgattctaagcattttaagccgtttggaagctgtccaaaatttccgattggaatagaattgcgtttggtaccgtgttcattaattctattccaaattaatttcttttaatttttaaataattttttttttacttttttattttttttttcttttctttttttttttttttcttttcatttttttttttttttttttttttttctttttctcatcttcttcttcttcttcggccggcgacctcaccggagcgtcgcgaCCCTCGTCTGCCGAGCCTCGGCTGGTGGGGTCggcctcgtcggggttgggcgaggctgccgggtGCCACGGGGCGGGCatcgcgaggcttgcccggcccccccggccggcggcgaggccCGCTCGGcccaccggcgagctcgcggacctcgcccggtctagcgagcctccggcgagctcgccagatcggcgGCGAATGGCGGCGGCAaacggcggacggtggcgggtggtggtggacggcggtcgcgagattggccaaagggagaagaaaatttcttgattttgattttttaattcgttctcggaacaagaatcaactttttttggttcttgattctattcccaatttgttaggaacaaaaattttaccaaacgcgattctaggccggCGATtagggaacaaagaatcaaatttggcctgtttggatggttaccaaacagggccttaatGACTAAAAAGTGCTCAAACTTTAATAGTAGACAAAGCAATATTTTCTCCTGAACATCAACTTCTTTCCTCACAATTGATATGAATAATTCTTTTTGGGCAAAACAAAGGATTTCTTAGCTCACATTATATAGATAGAGAGACTCGAGagtagataaaaaaatattataattatcatTGTTCCATGATATATAAACAACTGTGCTGTTGCATTAATgagagaaaaaatagaaatctctCAAAGAAATACCTAACAAGAAATGTTACAAAAATacgttaaaatttttaacaattgGAAATTTTGCACCTTGAAAACTCATTAgaactaattttctttttgttgaataaaaTTCATGACGACCATTCCTTTATGGTTTAAAATTCTGTATCGTTGTTGGAAGCAATTCAGCATGTTATAATATATctatatgagaaaatattaggttcAGCTGAGGTAGCCGCCTTAGCAATGCACAAGTTCATCGCTTGCGAGCCCTCTTTTCAGAAAACTTGAAACCCCCTCTCTCTCAtttgtttctctcttcttttcaccgtttctttatcctttgttttcctttccctttGGCCTATGGTTGGCAACTGGCCACAAGTCCTTCGCTCGAGCCACTTTTTAGAAAACCTGaacctctctccctcctttgtttctctcttctctttactgtttctttatcctttgtttttctttccctttgacCTATGATTAGCACAAGTCCATCGCTTAGGCCCACTTTTCAGAAAACCTGAaccctctctatctctctctccttcgtttctctcttctccattgtttctttatcctttgtttttctttccctttggccTATGGTTGGCGACCAGCCACAAGTCCTTCACTCGAGCCCACTTTTCAAAAAACCtaaaccccctctctctccttcatttctctcttcttttctttatcctttgtttttctttccctttggccTATGATTGGTGACCGGGCACAAGTCCTTCACTCGAGCCCACTTTTTAGAAAACTTgaacccctctctctcctttgtttctcttttctcttcactatttctttatcctttgtttttctttcccttaggCCTATGACCGGCACAAGTCCATCGCTTAGGCCCATTTTCAGAAAACTTAAAACCTTcgtttctctcttctcttcaccatttctttatcctttgtttttctttccctttggccTATGACCGATCCAAGTCCATCGCTTGGGCCcactttttagaaaaatgaaccccctccgtctctctctccttcgtttctctcttctcttcaccTATCTCTttatcctttgtttttttttccctttggccTATGGTTGGTGAcaagccacaagtgagggccgATGAGGGTGTTGTGGCCCTTGCTTCCGATGAAAGCGATGATGACCATGGATGAGCATGCCTGAACGATGCTGACAATAGCCATGGTTGAGCGTTGGCATGCTCATGAGTGGTTCGTCCATGGCTGGCTGCTGCAATTGAGCTGCATCCATAGCCTTAGAAggcaagaagaaaaggaagaaatcaacgataaagaagagagagaaacaatagagagagagagagagagagagagcatctgATAACGGAGTGAAAgcgagtggagagagagaatgtgacCCGTGAGagttttaaatgtttttgaCTCATGCACTTGAGTATGACACGTGTTACAAGATAAATGAACTAATATTTTATTGAGTTAACTACAACTTAAATACTTAATATTTTCTCGTATCTATATATGTTGAGTTAAATGTCTAGCTATACTTGTAATTTGCCAAAGTTAGAGTATACGTCAATTTGGCAAAGCAAAGTTCCTTTTATAAAGGAGGGCTACAAAGTTGCTTTTATAAAAGAGggaaaaatggaaggaaaaagaagatgaagaaaaaaagcgTGAGCGGCAGGATTCGAACCTGCGCGGGCAGAGCCCACATGATTTCTAGTCATGCCCGATAACCACTCCGGCACGCTCACTTGATGGAACCAAATCtacaaaattaattagattaatCCGATTTGTTAGAACGCCATTCGCTTTGTCTGGTGAATGCTATGGAGAGATTATAAAGCGAAGGGAACGACATCGGACGAAGGACAACGAGAACTTGGAACTTGAATCAACATATCCACGGTCCAACTGTACGTGTTCATCTGGTGACAATGATTAAGTCCCTTGTCGTCAATATTAGACTCCGACGATTAATTCTCAGACGAAAATGCATAGCTAACAGATGACATGGCATTTAATTGGTAGCTATGCGACGATAGAAATGGGCATAAAAAGCACAATTAATGATTCAAAGCGGTGCTTGCAGATATGATGGTTCTGGTGATATGTTGGTCATTTCATCTAAGAGTAGTCAATTAAGGACACCCTTGGTGGTTCACATTGTAGGAGTTGGAGAATTTTTGGCTCAATAGATAgatattctaaatttattggtTAATGTGACTTGTCGGGTCTTTCTTAAATTTACAGATTGCCGGATCTTCATGCCTGTATCGGtagattctttaaaaaaaaaaaatgattaatgcCATTGTTTACCATTTGCTTGAAGAAATCGGACGGAATCTTGGACAACTTTTGAGGGAAAGAAGTTGAGATTTAACGACTGAAAAGTGCCCAAACTTTAGTAGCAGACAAAACTTGAACATCTACTTCTTTCCTCAATATAACCCCTTGGGATGGAgacatttttcgaaaaattgatCGAAGGCTACTACCGAGTAAAAATATAAGGCTTTTATAACTCATCTTTGAAAGTCGGGGTTTTCCATAGCTTAAATTTGGACTTCTTCGTGCATTTGGGAAATTAATTCCAATACACTTTGACCTTTCCTTAATAAGATAAGTAAAACTATACTATTATGCGAAATGGGTGTTGTTTTATCACATCAGTCATGAGTTATGTCCataataattaattgaattacATTAGGACCTGATAATTCTCATCAATTGTTTGTATGTGATATactcatttaattatttggatAATTAACAAAATTCCATCACATTTCGTTATAAATTAATAGTTGATCACTTCATGA of the Eucalyptus grandis isolate ANBG69807.140 chromosome 10, ASM1654582v1, whole genome shotgun sequence genome contains:
- the LOC104422459 gene encoding uncharacterized protein LOC104422459: MPSSVFSVRSASCLETTSRFISRCLSSSTRIHIMALDSIVNVNSLFTVALFLGLSASPAGGQLPGIRASCRPGAALAEGLVTFHVYSFSCFLFSSLVALALKQAIKISRVIAEEEQQESGDEAHGQAAMGHVNTVAFRAGMAASALGSAAGSGFLTMALVNLVQMKLGTLGCGESGYSVAAIVPLVVLVPLGLVVYLSLAIYAFTR